The DNA segment CGTTAGGGGAAAATTCGCGGGATTTTCTGGAATTCCTCCTTGTTCTGAGATTTTTTTTAAAAATTTTTTAAATATTTTTTCTCAAGAAAAGTTAGGGTGCGGAAGATGGGAATTAAGTATGGTGTCCCCCGAATTCCGAATTCCCCCCGAATTCCGTTCCATTTTTTATGCCCTCCCCGGCTGCCTTCTTCAATCTTCCACTTCAAGCTCTTCCACTTCGCTCTTGGGGGCATCTTCATACCTTGAGGCGTATTATTGTACAACGCCTCGGCTTGCCCGGCTCTCAATCATCCCATCCCGCCATCCTACAAAAACATATATTCGATGCCATGAAGAAATTTCCTGTCAAAAAATAGCTTTCTTTATGAAGACCAGTGTGTTATTTAATATCTCTTGCGCCTCAATATGCTAATTTTTGCTGCCCATATCAACTGCCAGCACGAAGAAAGATGGGCCGGGTTCCACATAGTTAACTCCGTAAACGCGGCTAGCATAACCGGAACTGCTTCCAAGCTAAATACTGGATAAGAGCATTGGGAAAGTAAACCCGATCCCGATATTTGCTGCTCAGACTAATCCGGTTTTGAATGAATTGATCTGCCTCGTAAAGAAGCAAATTTAACCAGGGACCCGCAACACCCTCTTCCGTTACAGCCAGCTTGGCCACGAGCCAGGAATCGACCTTAATTTGTTTTTCATTCTGAAGCTTTGCTGTGATAGAAGGAACTCTTGACTTTGGAAAAATTCCAAAGCGGTAAATCGCTTTTCTGAGTCGCTCCCGAGAGAATGCGTCTTTCATGTCATTCTTACTTACATTGCTTCCAGACTTCACCTCAATAATGAAAGCCAAATTATCTTTATCGATCTCCATGCCCCAACTTGAGAACCTTCCCCTATCCCAATCCTGTTCCTTCCCGCCAATTTCTTCGTAAACATGAGGGAACCTGATCGCCAGGAGGTCGGAATCTGCAGTGCCCTTTTGTTCCCCTTCCCTTGAACTTTGTTCCCCTTCCCTTGAACGATGTAAAACAAAATTTTGCAATAAGAAGAAACCATTTAATCGAAGATACCAGTACGCCAGTTCTTCGGCAAAGTTGACCATTTTTATATCGCCCCCCCACTTACAAACTCATATTTTGCGGGTTTTCCCCATCCCGGCAAGTCAGCCTGAAAGAAAATTCTCCCGGTATCGGGACCGAAGAAACTCTCGAACAGTGGCGAGCCTTTGACACCTCATGGAAAGAATTCCACGTAATAGTACCCGAAAGGTGCTTAGAAGAAGCCGAAAAATCTGCAAGAGATAACCTGATAACGGTTGATCAATGGTGGCATCTAGACATCTAAATAAGGATATTGGATAGAAAGACATCCGCAGGCCCCCTGCGGATTTTTTTACCTCGTTCGCTCAATTCAATTCCGGTACTATTATTTACCTGTTTCGATATCTGTCTTTTCGCGGGGTTTAGGGCCGTAGACCTGGGCGATGATCTCTTCCGCTTCCCGGCGGGTGATGTGGCCGCCAGCAGCCAGGTGGTCCAGCTCCAGCTCCCTTACTTTTTTCTCCCATTCCTCTGCAGTTAGGATCTTTTTAACCATCGTTTCACCCCAATCAAGAACTCTTAGATTCTGACAACCTAACGCTTGTAGGTTTCTGCAACATCGAGCACAGCCTCGATGACATCCTCTACGTCTCTGTCCGACATGCGAGGGTAAATCGGAAGGCTGATCATCCGCAGGTAGTTCGAGTAGGCAACTGGGAAATCCTCCGGCCGGTAGCCGTATTTATCGCGGTAGTAAGGGTGCAGGTGGATAGGTATGAAGTGAACGCTTGTCCCGATGTTTCGGGCATGAAGTTCTTCGATGAACCTGTTCCGGTCGATGCGCAGAGTTTCCAGATTCAAGCGCAGCACGTACAGGTGCCAGGCATGTTCCACGTAAGGCCGCCGGCCTGGAATTTCAAAGTAAGGATAATGGATGAAGGCTTCATCGTACCTCGCTGCAATCTGCTTCCGCCGCTCTTGAAACCCAGGAAGCTTTCTCAACTGGTGCAGACCAAGAGAGGCCTGGATGTCCGTCATGTTGTACTTGTAGCCGGGGTACACCACTTCATAATACCAGGAACCTTCCTTCCCGTAACGCTTCCAGGCATCCCGGCTCATTCCGTGCAAGCTCAGCACCCTCGCCCGTTCGACCAGATCAGGGTCGCCGGTCAACATCCCGCCCTCGGCGGTGGTGAGGTTTTTCGTGGCGTAAAAACTGAAGGCGGTCAGGTTCCCCGTACTGCCAATCATCTGATCTTT comes from the Bacillota bacterium genome and includes:
- a CDS encoding DegT/DnrJ/EryC1/StrS aminotransferase family protein — its product is MRLSFLPFSPPLIGADEIGEVVDTLSSEWITTGPKTRLFESRFAEFLGVTEALAVNSCTAGLHLALAVLGIGPGDEVITTPMTFCATVNVVEHVGARPVLVDVEPDTLNISPDLLERAVTPKTKCIMPVHYAGHPCEMDAIAGVARSHGLFIVEDAAHALPAKYKDQMIGSTGNLTAFSFYATKNLTTAEGGMLTGDPDLVERARVLSLHGMSRDAWKRYGKEGSWYYEVVYPGYKYNMTDIQASLGLHQLRKLPGFQERRKQIAARYDEAFIHYPYFEIPGRRPYVEHAWHLYVLRLNLETLRIDRNRFIEELHARNIGTSVHFIPIHLHPYYRDKYGYRPEDFPVAYSNYLRMISLPIYPRMSDRDVEDVIEAVLDVAETYKR